In Spirobacillus cienkowskii, a genomic segment contains:
- a CDS encoding HNH endonuclease, with amino-acid sequence MNLNSYEFADEEHIRKEKAKVKQAKKSRWWQQKCAAGICYYCKKKFSFKELTMDHIVPLARFGTTTPGNVVPACRECNKNKGVDTPVDLILKKDMLE; translated from the coding sequence ATGAATTTAAATAGTTACGAATTTGCTGATGAAGAGCATATTAGAAAAGAAAAAGCTAAGGTTAAACAAGCTAAAAAAAGTAGGTGGTGGCAGCAAAAATGTGCGGCAGGAATTTGCTATTATTGCAAAAAGAAATTTTCGTTTAAAGAATTGACAATGGATCATATTGTTCCATTAGCGCGCTTTGGCACAACGACTCCTGGTAATGTTGTGCCAGCGTGTCGTGAGTGCAATAAAAATAAGGGCGTTGACACTCCTGTTGATCTCATTTTAAAGAAAGATATGCTAGAATAA
- a CDS encoding hybrid sensor histidine kinase/response regulator, translating into MEIGQLNIHIVEDDNDLREHLIKEFVSLNHSVSSSQNFYEAKKFIENCGVNQDLFLIDLQLPDGDGFSLINQIRDVNKLSSVVIMTAYINHKIFRRAIQHNCYDIVEKPFSVKNDIIPISKRCLRYVFIEKENEYLNSKLLHMAKLADLGELFATVVHDVRGPLTTIQLICEDILDEFKKENNISGDFLSSNVAGIEKATKKINKLIEHLRNYARNDKGEVEESKNVVELIENSLFLVKQKIKKFGIKVILNNENSDVEIICYPNQFEQMLMNLISNACDSMKNTAKKNLTISSFFKNNFLEITIQDTGEGIPQENMPKIFQSFYTTKPKGEGTGLGLSIVKNIVSEHSGELLLNSKVGEGTAFIIKLPAAKVVFNNVLVHEAS; encoded by the coding sequence ATGGAAATAGGTCAGTTAAACATTCATATAGTTGAAGATGATAATGATTTGAGAGAGCATCTTATTAAAGAATTTGTTTCCTTAAATCATTCGGTTTCGTCTTCGCAAAATTTTTATGAAGCCAAAAAATTTATAGAAAATTGTGGTGTTAATCAAGACTTGTTTTTAATTGATTTGCAGTTGCCTGATGGTGATGGATTTTCATTAATAAATCAAATTAGAGATGTAAATAAACTATCTTCTGTTGTAATAATGACAGCATATATTAATCATAAAATTTTTAGAAGAGCAATTCAGCATAATTGTTACGATATTGTAGAAAAACCATTTTCTGTTAAAAATGACATTATTCCTATTTCAAAAAGATGTTTAAGATATGTTTTTATTGAAAAAGAAAATGAATATTTAAATTCTAAATTATTGCATATGGCAAAACTTGCTGATTTAGGAGAATTGTTTGCAACTGTTGTACATGATGTGAGAGGTCCTTTAACTACAATACAGTTAATTTGCGAAGATATTTTAGATGAATTTAAAAAAGAAAATAACATTTCTGGTGATTTTTTAAGTTCTAATGTTGCAGGTATTGAAAAAGCCACAAAAAAAATTAATAAACTCATAGAACATTTAAGAAATTATGCAAGAAATGATAAAGGCGAAGTAGAAGAGAGTAAAAATGTTGTTGAGTTAATTGAAAATTCTTTATTTTTAGTCAAACAAAAAATTAAAAAGTTTGGAATTAAGGTAATTTTAAATAATGAAAATTCTGATGTTGAAATAATTTGTTATCCAAATCAATTTGAGCAAATGTTAATGAATTTAATAAGCAATGCTTGTGATTCTATGAAAAATACAGCAAAAAAGAATTTAACCATTTCATCTTTTTTTAAAAATAATTTTTTAGAAATCACGATTCAAGATACAGGAGAAGGAATACCTCAAGAAAATATGCCTAAAATATTTCAAAGTTTTTATACAACGAAACCTAAAGGTGAAGGAACTGGCTTGGGTTTAAGTATTGTTAAAAATATTGTATCAGAACACTCTGGAGAGTTACTGTTAAACTCCAAGGTTGGAGAAGGCACCGCTTTTATTATTAAGTTGCCTGCTGCAAAAGTGGTGTTTAACAATGTGTTGGTACATGAGGCATCTTAA
- a CDS encoding TrmH family RNA methyltransferase: MQSKLPTEYIVPEEFKNDLGKLTNALSDFYTSARIARMENILLKRSRQVLTVFENTHHGHNISAILRTIDSFGFLDLFFLYSNRDMRFRSADTVDRGASQWLMPRALLSISQCASILKKSNYKIALVTLPDFSRTSENYLESIPSFSSQMFASDDFKNFVGQQKIALIFGSELHGVSPEWNQFADMYVSVNMYGFSESLNVSVCAAIILQSLRESLQSYQKNFFLNEIEKSLIFESWIAKNYASAYSYLAKRKPELINWYEFIVAGKFFQPN; this comes from the coding sequence ATGCAATCAAAATTACCCACAGAGTACATTGTTCCTGAAGAATTTAAAAATGATTTAGGAAAATTAACTAATGCTCTCAGTGATTTTTATACAAGTGCGCGCATCGCTAGGATGGAAAATATATTATTAAAAAGAAGCAGGCAAGTTTTAACAGTATTTGAAAATACGCATCATGGTCATAACATTAGTGCAATTTTAAGAACTATCGATTCTTTTGGATTTTTAGATCTTTTTTTTCTTTATAGTAATCGTGATATGCGATTTCGCTCTGCAGATACGGTTGATAGAGGAGCGAGTCAGTGGCTGATGCCAAGAGCGTTGTTGAGTATTTCGCAATGTGCAAGCATTTTAAAAAAAAGCAATTATAAAATTGCGTTGGTGACATTGCCTGATTTTTCGAGAACATCAGAAAATTATTTAGAGTCAATTCCTTCTTTTTCTTCGCAGATGTTTGCTTCAGATGATTTTAAAAATTTTGTTGGGCAGCAAAAAATTGCATTAATTTTTGGTAGTGAGCTACACGGTGTTTCTCCAGAATGGAATCAGTTTGCAGATATGTATGTTTCGGTAAATATGTATGGTTTTTCTGAATCGTTAAATGTATCTGTGTGTGCAGCAATCATTTTGCAGTCACTGAGAGAAAGTTTGCAAAGTTATCAAAAAAACTTTTTCTTAAATGAAATAGAAAAAAGTTTAATTTTTGAAAGTTGGATTGCTAAAAATTACGCATCAGCTTATTCCTATTTGGCTAAACGTAAACCAGAACTTATAAATTGGTATGAGTTTATTGTTGCCGGGAAATTTTTTCAGCCTAATTAA